In one window of Canis aureus isolate CA01 chromosome 36, VMU_Caureus_v.1.0, whole genome shotgun sequence DNA:
- the HSPE1 gene encoding 10 kDa heat shock protein, mitochondrial, translating into MAGQAFRKFLPLFDRVLVERSAAETVTKGGIMLPEKSQGKVLQATVVAVGSGSKGKGGEIQPVSVKVGDKVLLPEYGGTKVVLDDKDYFLFRDGDILGKYVD; encoded by the exons ATG GCAGGGCAGGCGTTTAGGAAGTTTCTTCCCCTCTTTGACCGGGTTTTAGTCGAAAGGAGTGCAGCTGAAACTGTAACCAAAGGAGGTATCATGCTACCAGAAAAATCTCAAGGGAAAGTGTTGCAAGCAACAGTAGTGGCTGTTGGATCGGGTTCCAAAGGAAAG GGTGGAGAGATTCAACCAGTTAGTGTGAAAGTTGGAGATAAAGTTCTTCTCCCAGAATATGGAGGCACCAAAGTAGTCCTAGATGACAAG GATTATTTCTTATTTAGAGATGGTGACATTCTCGGAAAGTATGTGGACTGA